A single Sorex araneus isolate mSorAra2 chromosome 8, mSorAra2.pri, whole genome shotgun sequence DNA region contains:
- the MARVELD3 gene encoding MARVEL domain-containing protein 3, translated as MEGPSRPSESRARPRERDPGRPPRADRERRPERPRDGAGTRRGDRSRDGRGNGRGDRSGDRRGDGRGDRNGDRRGDGRGDRNGDRRGDSRGDRNGDRSVDGRRDRNGDRSVDGRRDGRGDRNGEKRGDRRDWDRAKGRDPLYDGAAPGEPGEGEQRAGGRPRPGRTRDAPPRPPWDAAPPPGAAPWGPPESPPAWKQSYGYRGPESEFAAESYLPPYPGPGREDVDYYQSEARGLLDCHKCRYLCTGRACCQMLEALLNLLILACSSMSYSSTGGYTGITSLGGIFYYQYGGAYSGFEGADGEKAQQLDVQFYQLKLPTVIAAMGFSGALMAWGCLLLLLGVLRVPWHCPLWLVAEGLLDALVAGAYVPAMYCFFQRLSAAYASPVCQEREALYQSKGYSGFTCTFHAGDIGAGVFAALAMGFFILGAVLAFKGYRKVRSLKEKPAHVLMF; from the exons ATGGAGGGGCCGTCGAGGCCCTCTGAGTCGCGGGCCCGGCCGAGAGAGCGCGACCCGGGGCGGCCTCCCAGGGCCGACCGAGAGCGCCGGCCCGAGCGGCCGCGGGACGGAGCCGGGACGCGGCGCGGGGACAGGAGCCGGGACGGGCGTGGGAACGGACGTGGGGACAGGAGCGGAGACAGGAGAGGGGACGGCCGTGGGGACCGCAACGGGGACAGGAGAGGGGACGGCCGTGGGGACCGCAACGGGGACAGGAGGGGGGACAGCCGTGGGGACCGCAACGGGGACAGGAGTGTGGACGGGCGCAGGGACCGCAACGGGGACAGGAGTGTGGACGGGCGCAGGGACGGGCGCGGGGACCGCAACGGGGAAAAGCGCGGAGACAGGCGCGACTGGGACCGGGCGAAGGGCCGAGATCCCCTCTACGACGGGGCTGCGCCCGGGGAGCCTGGCGAGGGGGAGCAGCGAGCTGGAGGGAGACCCCGTCCCGGCCGGACGCGGGACGCACCTCCGAGGCCGCCCTGGgacgccgccccgccccccggagcCGCGCCTTGGGGACCCCCGGAGTCGCCGCCCGCCTGGAAGCAGAGTTACGGGTACCGCGGGCCAGAAAG TGAGTTCGCTGCAGAGAGCTACCTGCCCCCATACCCCGGGCCTGGACGAGAGGACGTGGACTATTACCAGTCGGAGGCCCGGGGCCTCCTGGATTGCCACAAATGCCGCTACCTGTGCACGGGGAGAG CCTGCTGCCAGATGCTGGAGGCGCTCCTCAACCTGCTGATCCTGGCCTGCAGCTCCATGTCCTACAGCTCCACGGGGGGCTACACGGGCATCACCAGCCTGGGGGGCATCTTCTACTACCAGTACGGAGGCGCCTACAGTGGGTTCGAGGGGGCTGACGGGGAGAAGGCGCAGCAGCTGGACGTGCAGTTCTACCAGCTGAAGCTGCCCACGGTCATTGCGGCCATGGGCTTCAGCGGGGCCCTCATGGCCTggggctgcctcctcctcctcctgggcgTCCTCCGGGTGCCGTGGCACTGCCCCCTGTGGCTGGTGGCGGAGGGCTTGCTGGACGCGCTGGTGGCCGGGGCCTACGTGCCCGCCATGTACTGTTTCTTCCAGCGCCTCTCGGCCGCCTACGCCTCGCCCGTGTGCCAGGAGAGGGAGGCCCTGTACCAGAGCAAAGGCTACAGCGGCTTCACCTGCACCTTCCACGCCGGAGACATCGGGGCGGGCGTCTTCGCTGCCCTGGCCATGGGGTTCTTTATTCTGGGGGCAGTGCTGGCCTTCAAGGGCTACCGAAAGGTCAGGTCACTGAAGGAGAAGCCAGCACATGTGTTGATGTTTTAG